The following are encoded together in the Streptomyces sp. NBC_01465 genome:
- the fdhD gene encoding formate dehydrogenase accessory sulfurtransferase FdhD has translation MGRVTERRRVIRIRDGAISTRPDTLVAEEPLEIRLNGKPLAITMRTPGDDFALAAGFLVSEGVLGAASELQSIVYCAGATADGMNTYNVVDVKLSPGTPVPDITLERNVYTTSSCGLCGKASLDAVRTTARFPINDTPPVRVEPELLAALPDRLRAAQQVFDRTGGLHAAALFSPAGELLDVREDVGRHNAVDKLVGRALQNDDLPLSQCILLVSGRASFELAQKAVMGGIPVLAAVSAPSSLAVDLAAETGLTLVGFLRGSNMNVYAGDERIALHTGV, from the coding sequence ATGGGACGGGTCACCGAGCGCCGCCGCGTCATCCGAATACGGGACGGAGCGATATCCACGCGCCCCGACACCCTGGTCGCCGAGGAGCCCCTGGAGATCCGCCTCAACGGCAAGCCCCTCGCCATCACGATGCGCACCCCGGGCGACGACTTCGCGCTCGCGGCGGGCTTCCTGGTGAGCGAGGGGGTGCTCGGCGCGGCGTCCGAGCTGCAGTCGATCGTGTACTGCGCGGGGGCCACGGCCGACGGCATGAACACGTACAACGTGGTCGACGTGAAGCTCTCGCCCGGCACCCCCGTCCCGGACATCACCCTCGAACGCAACGTCTACACCACCTCCTCCTGCGGCCTCTGCGGCAAGGCCAGCCTGGACGCGGTCCGCACCACCGCACGCTTCCCCATCAACGACACTCCCCCGGTCCGCGTCGAGCCCGAACTGCTCGCCGCCCTCCCCGACCGGCTGCGCGCGGCGCAACAGGTCTTCGACCGGACCGGGGGTCTGCACGCGGCGGCGCTGTTCTCCCCCGCCGGGGAGCTCCTCGACGTACGGGAGGACGTGGGCCGCCACAACGCGGTCGACAAGCTCGTCGGGCGTGCCCTGCAGAACGACGACCTCCCCCTCTCCCAGTGCATCCTGCTGGTCTCGGGACGCGCCTCTTTCGAGCTGGCCCAGAAGGCGGTCATGGGCGGAATCCCCGTCCTGGCCGCCGTCTCGGCGCCCTCGTCGCTGGCCGTGGACCTGGCCGCCGAGACCGGGCTCACCCTGGTCGGTTTCCTGCGCGGCTCCAACATGAACGTGTACGCGGGCGACGAGCGCATCGCCTTGCACACCGGGGTCTGA
- a CDS encoding MarR family winged helix-turn-helix transcriptional regulator, with protein sequence MTSDTPPPSGLERITALPSWLLGRASARGHRLLTEAFAQEGMRMAHHAVLTAVAALGPVSQAELGRTVRIDPKDMVAVVNELQQDGLVTRTPDPADRRKNAITVSAAGRRRLHRLEALGDAANDTLLAPLDAREREQLTALLAKIVHVPEPSPEAESAAAR encoded by the coding sequence ATGACGTCCGACACCCCGCCGCCGTCCGGCCTGGAGCGCATCACCGCACTCCCCAGCTGGCTCCTCGGCCGGGCCTCCGCCCGCGGCCACCGACTGCTCACCGAGGCGTTCGCCCAGGAGGGCATGCGGATGGCGCACCACGCGGTGCTCACCGCGGTCGCCGCTCTCGGGCCGGTCTCCCAGGCCGAGTTGGGGCGCACGGTGCGGATCGACCCCAAGGACATGGTCGCCGTCGTCAACGAGCTCCAGCAGGACGGCCTCGTCACCCGCACCCCCGACCCCGCCGACCGCCGCAAGAACGCCATCACCGTCTCGGCCGCAGGCCGCAGGCGGCTGCATCGTCTGGAGGCGCTGGGTGACGCCGCCAACGACACGCTCCTCGCGCCCCTCGACGCACGCGAGCGCGAGCAGCTCACCGCGCTGCTGGCCAAGATCGTGCACGTACCGGAACCCTCGCCGGAAGCGGAGTCAGCTGCGGCGCGGTGA
- a CDS encoding DUF5005 domain-containing protein — MPTVRNTLLALICTASLLGADPAPSSAACSSRQVASWTPDARTTTAFARYGNNNTRTDDWTGGDGTHAVRLPDGRVLWLFSDSFLGAVHRPPNRRGQPYAWRDKSAPFVRNSGVVAGRDGSPVRTLRAPLFPDPAPAQWRWPVSARVEGRTVRVLLWRRAASGPPLVFGRPLATEVATLSLPGLRVESVRTIAKGPVLYGTSAVDAGGWTYAFGTDDTVTPSSAYAAHARRGHLGDPAEWRYWDGAGWDRRPGHAKPVLRGGVGSAFTVARSGRTWVLVTPAAGLAGLGRFVTYWSCSATGPWHGPGRGFNPPLPRDSSPRPATVAYNPQLHTALTGGPVLSYDVNWLTADPDEALAAVDRNVSLYRPRFLRLRWGP; from the coding sequence GTGCCGACCGTACGAAATACGCTGCTTGCCCTGATCTGTACGGCTTCGCTGCTCGGCGCGGATCCCGCGCCGAGCAGCGCCGCATGCTCCTCACGCCAGGTGGCGTCCTGGACGCCCGACGCCCGGACCACCACCGCCTTCGCGAGGTACGGCAACAACAACACCCGCACGGACGACTGGACCGGCGGCGACGGCACGCACGCGGTGCGGCTGCCGGACGGGCGGGTGCTGTGGCTGTTCTCGGACAGCTTCCTCGGGGCGGTGCACCGCCCACCCAATCGACGCGGGCAGCCGTACGCCTGGCGGGACAAGTCCGCGCCGTTCGTAAGGAATTCGGGTGTGGTGGCGGGGCGCGACGGCTCCCCGGTCCGAACGCTGCGCGCCCCACTCTTCCCCGATCCGGCGCCCGCCCAGTGGCGTTGGCCGGTCTCGGCGCGGGTCGAGGGCAGGACGGTGCGGGTACTGCTGTGGCGGCGGGCGGCGAGCGGGCCGCCCCTGGTCTTCGGGCGGCCTCTCGCCACGGAGGTGGCCACGCTGTCACTGCCGGGGCTGCGCGTCGAGTCGGTCCGTACGATCGCCAAGGGCCCTGTCCTGTACGGGACTTCGGCGGTGGACGCCGGCGGCTGGACGTACGCCTTCGGAACCGACGACACGGTGACACCGTCCTCCGCGTACGCAGCCCACGCCCGCCGGGGCCACCTCGGCGACCCGGCGGAGTGGCGGTACTGGGACGGCGCGGGCTGGGACCGGCGGCCGGGGCACGCGAAGCCGGTGCTGCGCGGCGGGGTCGGCAGCGCGTTCACGGTGGCACGGTCCGGCCGGACCTGGGTCCTGGTCACCCCGGCGGCGGGGCTCGCGGGCCTGGGTCGCTTCGTCACGTACTGGTCGTGCTCCGCGACGGGCCCCTGGCACGGCCCGGGCCGGGGCTTCAACCCACCGCTGCCGCGCGACAGTTCGCCCCGACCGGCCACGGTGGCGTACAACCCCCAGCTGCACACCGCCCTCACCGGCGGCCCGGTCCTGAGCTACGACGTCAACTGGCTCACCGCGGACCCCGACGAGGCCCTGGCAGCCGTCGACCGGAATGTGTCCCTCTACCGTCCAAGGTTCCTGCGCCTGCGCTGGGGGCCTTAG
- a CDS encoding 2Fe-2S iron-sulfur cluster-binding protein, producing MTVTPLGIPRRLIEFTLDGQEIRVPEGSTLLEACRGAGKDIPTLCEGDTLTPKNACRVCVVEVEGARTLAPACSRRAEAGMEVRTDTERARHSRKVVLELLASSTDLSTTPRAAEWIKEYEAKPDRFGADAARLNEEPKIDNDLYVRDYDKCIQCYKCVDACGEQWQNTFAISVAGRGFDARISTEHDAPLTDSACVYCGNCIEVCPTGALSFKSEFDMREAGTWNEDEQTETTTVCAYCGVGCNLTLHVQENEIVKVTSPHDNPVTHGNLCIKGRFGYQHVQNRG from the coding sequence GTGACCGTCACACCCCTCGGAATCCCGCGCCGCCTCATCGAGTTCACCCTCGACGGCCAGGAGATCCGCGTCCCGGAAGGCTCCACCCTCCTGGAGGCCTGCCGGGGCGCGGGCAAGGACATCCCGACGCTCTGCGAGGGCGACACCCTGACCCCCAAGAACGCCTGCCGGGTCTGTGTCGTCGAGGTCGAGGGCGCCCGTACGCTCGCCCCGGCCTGCTCGCGCCGCGCGGAGGCCGGGATGGAGGTCCGTACGGACACCGAGCGCGCCCGGCACAGCCGAAAGGTGGTGCTCGAACTCCTCGCCTCCTCGACCGACCTCTCCACCACACCCCGTGCCGCCGAGTGGATCAAGGAGTACGAGGCGAAGCCGGACCGCTTCGGCGCGGATGCGGCCCGCCTCAACGAAGAACCCAAGATCGACAACGACCTCTACGTCCGCGACTACGACAAGTGCATCCAGTGCTACAAGTGCGTGGACGCCTGTGGCGAGCAGTGGCAGAACACCTTCGCGATCTCGGTCGCGGGCCGCGGCTTCGACGCCCGGATCTCGACCGAGCACGACGCCCCGCTCACCGATTCCGCCTGCGTGTACTGCGGAAACTGCATCGAGGTCTGCCCGACGGGCGCTCTCAGCTTCAAGTCGGAGTTCGACATGCGGGAGGCGGGCACCTGGAACGAGGATGAGCAGACGGAGACGACCACCGTCTGCGCCTACTGCGGGGTGGGCTGCAACCTCACCCTGCACGTCCAGGAGAATGAGATCGTCAAGGTCACCTCGCCGCACGACAACCCGGTGACCCACGGCAACCTCTGCATCAAGGGCCGTTTCGGCTACCAGCACGTACAGAACCGAGGCTGA
- a CDS encoding bifunctional 5,10-methylenetetrahydrofolate dehydrogenase/5,10-methenyltetrahydrofolate cyclohydrolase, translating to MSQTAQSTARPMDGTALARTTVEEAAASAAEIRRRTGVTPCLATVLVGEDPASVTYVKMKQNRCAKAGIESRHIALPADITTEQLVAAVTELSNDRSVHGILLQHPVGPHIDERAAFEAIDPAKDVDGVTMHSFAAMGFGEPGFVSCTPGGIMRLLDAYDVELSGKHAVVVGRSAILGKPAGMLLLARDATVTYCHSRTVDLAAHIRQADVLVAAVGKPEFISGADIKPGAVVIDAGYNAGNVGDVHFASAAERASLITPVPGGVGPMTIAVLLAQTVEAAARQLGLEGV from the coding sequence ATGTCCCAGACCGCCCAGTCCACCGCCCGCCCCATGGACGGCACCGCGCTCGCCCGCACCACCGTCGAGGAAGCCGCCGCGTCCGCCGCCGAGATCCGCCGCCGCACCGGGGTGACGCCGTGTCTGGCGACGGTGCTGGTCGGCGAGGACCCGGCCTCGGTGACGTACGTGAAGATGAAGCAGAACCGGTGCGCGAAGGCCGGGATCGAGTCCCGTCACATCGCGCTTCCCGCGGACATCACGACCGAGCAACTCGTCGCCGCGGTCACCGAGTTGTCGAACGACCGCTCCGTGCACGGCATCCTGCTCCAGCACCCGGTCGGCCCCCACATCGACGAGCGCGCCGCCTTCGAGGCGATCGACCCGGCCAAGGACGTCGACGGGGTGACCATGCACTCCTTCGCCGCGATGGGCTTCGGCGAGCCCGGTTTCGTCTCCTGCACGCCCGGCGGGATCATGCGGCTCCTCGACGCGTACGACGTCGAGCTCAGCGGGAAGCACGCCGTGGTCGTGGGCCGCAGCGCCATCCTGGGCAAGCCCGCAGGGATGCTGCTGCTCGCGCGGGACGCGACGGTGACGTACTGCCACTCGCGGACCGTCGACCTGGCCGCGCACATCCGACAGGCCGATGTGCTCGTCGCCGCCGTCGGGAAGCCGGAGTTCATCTCCGGCGCGGACATCAAGCCGGGCGCCGTGGTGATCGACGCGGGGTACAACGCGGGCAACGTCGGGGACGTCCACTTCGCGAGCGCGGCCGAGCGGGCGAGCCTGATCACGCCCGTGCCGGGCGGCGTGGGCCCGATGACGATCGCCGTGCTGCTCGCGCAGACGGTCGAGGCGGCCGCGCGTCAGCTGGGGCTCGAAGGGGTGTGA
- a CDS encoding NEW3 domain-containing protein has protein sequence MRTRWIRYLLPMAVSLGLAAGMSPAPAGARTTDVAASPATVSPTPPMGWSSWSALREGSDLTEAGIRAEADALHSKLQKYGYSYINIDAGWSDHLDAYGRWAWDTTRFPHGGAALASYLHGLGLKFGIYLTPGVPIDAYKENLPIQGTPYHLQDIADPTRPGNTHNDAYRIDYSKPGAQEYIQGYADLFASWGVDYIKMDFVGPGGGLVPADNRPDMKAWHEAIGATGRPMHLELSNSLSMADVSTWQATSNSWRTGGDIECYCGVNGSSTPLTSWRRFSSRFDQVADWQPYGRPGAFNDYDSLEVGNGDDTGLTRDERQTQMSLLALAASPLLLGTDLTELDAGDLKMLTNRDVIAVDQDAIDASRVSKTETSQVFTKTETNGDVIVGLFNTGTTARTVSVDPAAAGLPAADSYRLDNLWSHQVAREAGSAIAAAVPAHGSALFRVRPAAQGGRLLPQTALNLTAPDALTTRQTGTATAEFTNLGIGTITKARLRLKAPKGWSVEPDSADTFSSVAPGRTVRTTFRITAPAALNQLFPTAQLDSSATYRVTSHGAAAGSADGHASVLLKAPVDPAFRTVDSTPEPAHFSQTGNALGIRAAGSDVYGSANQYGAVYLPGAEHDGSTTTVRVTGQRYENSGAKTGIMVRNDIGAAGTSPGFVTVTVSAKRGYSMQWDADGDGKLDSGAAANGSGIGKPVLPSRLKLVRTGTTYTGSYSTDGTTWTPIGTADIPSAAATQDVGLFGTSHQPGYPGQNEFSDFSTK, from the coding sequence ATGCGCACGCGATGGATCAGATACCTCCTCCCGATGGCCGTCTCCCTCGGACTGGCCGCAGGGATGTCACCGGCCCCGGCGGGCGCCCGGACCACCGATGTCGCCGCCTCCCCGGCCACGGTCTCGCCCACACCTCCGATGGGCTGGAGCAGCTGGAGCGCCCTGCGCGAAGGCAGCGACCTGACCGAGGCCGGCATCCGCGCCGAAGCGGACGCCCTCCACAGCAAGCTCCAGAAGTACGGCTACTCGTACATCAACATCGACGCCGGGTGGTCCGATCACCTGGACGCCTACGGCCGGTGGGCCTGGGACACCACCCGGTTCCCGCACGGCGGCGCCGCGCTCGCCTCGTATCTGCACGGGCTGGGGCTCAAGTTCGGCATCTACCTCACGCCTGGCGTGCCGATCGACGCGTACAAGGAGAACCTGCCGATCCAGGGCACCCCGTACCACCTGCAGGACATCGCCGACCCGACGCGGCCCGGCAACACCCACAACGACGCCTACCGGATCGACTACAGCAAGCCCGGTGCGCAGGAGTACATCCAGGGCTACGCGGACCTCTTCGCCTCCTGGGGCGTCGACTACATCAAGATGGACTTCGTCGGCCCCGGCGGCGGCCTCGTCCCCGCCGACAACCGCCCCGACATGAAGGCCTGGCACGAGGCGATCGGCGCCACCGGCCGCCCCATGCACCTGGAGCTGTCCAACTCCCTCTCCATGGCGGACGTTTCGACCTGGCAGGCCACCAGCAACAGCTGGCGCACCGGCGGCGACATCGAGTGCTACTGCGGGGTCAACGGCTCCAGCACCCCGCTCACCAGCTGGCGCAGGTTCTCCAGCCGGTTCGACCAGGTCGCCGACTGGCAGCCGTACGGTCGCCCGGGCGCCTTCAACGACTACGACTCCCTCGAGGTGGGCAACGGCGACGACACGGGCCTGACCCGCGACGAGCGGCAGACCCAGATGAGCCTGCTGGCGCTGGCCGCCTCGCCGCTGCTGCTCGGCACCGATCTGACCGAACTCGACGCGGGCGACCTCAAGATGCTCACCAACCGCGACGTCATCGCCGTCGACCAGGACGCCATCGACGCCTCCAGGGTGAGCAAGACCGAAACATCCCAGGTCTTCACCAAGACGGAGACCAACGGCGATGTGATCGTCGGGCTCTTCAACACGGGCACCACCGCACGGACCGTCTCGGTCGACCCGGCCGCCGCGGGCCTCCCCGCAGCCGACTCCTACCGGCTCGACAACCTCTGGTCGCACCAGGTGGCCCGCGAGGCGGGCAGCGCGATCGCCGCCGCCGTACCCGCCCACGGCTCGGCGCTCTTCCGGGTGCGGCCGGCGGCCCAGGGCGGCAGGCTCCTGCCGCAGACCGCGTTGAACCTCACCGCTCCGGATGCACTGACGACCCGTCAAACTGGCACGGCCACAGCTGAGTTCACCAACCTGGGCATCGGAACGATCACCAAGGCCAGGCTGCGTCTGAAGGCTCCGAAGGGCTGGTCCGTCGAGCCGGACTCGGCGGACACCTTCTCCTCGGTGGCGCCCGGCCGGACCGTACGGACCACCTTCCGGATCACTGCGCCCGCCGCACTGAACCAGCTCTTCCCGACCGCGCAGCTCGACTCCTCCGCCACCTACCGGGTCACGTCCCATGGCGCAGCGGCAGGTTCGGCCGACGGGCATGCGAGCGTGCTGCTCAAGGCGCCGGTCGACCCGGCGTTCCGTACGGTCGACTCCACGCCCGAGCCCGCACACTTCTCGCAGACCGGCAACGCACTGGGCATCAGGGCGGCGGGCTCCGACGTGTACGGGAGCGCCAACCAGTACGGGGCGGTCTATCTGCCCGGCGCGGAGCACGACGGATCCACCACCACGGTGCGCGTCACCGGCCAGCGCTACGAGAACTCCGGCGCCAAGACCGGGATCATGGTGCGCAACGACATCGGCGCGGCCGGCACCTCGCCCGGCTTCGTGACCGTCACCGTGAGCGCCAAGCGCGGCTACTCGATGCAGTGGGACGCCGACGGCGACGGGAAGCTCGACTCCGGAGCCGCCGCGAACGGCTCGGGCATCGGGAAGCCCGTCCTCCCCAGCCGGCTGAAGCTGGTGCGCACCGGCACCACCTACACCGGCTCCTACTCCACCGACGGCACCACCTGGACCCCGATCGGCACCGCCGACATCCCCTCGGCGGCCGCCACCCAGGACGTCGGGCTCTTCGGCACCTCGCACCAGCCCGGCTATCCGGGGCAGAACGAGTTCAGCGACTTCAGCACCAAGTAG
- a CDS encoding NAD(P)H-dependent oxidoreductase subunit E: MDLHFGDSKPTDDERAAVDALLGPPASAWEGADDRTDADLRWARGGREARERRDQLLPGLHAINDRVGWISEGALDYLCRRLTVPPAEAYGVATFYAMFAVKPRPAKVVHVCTDLACATRGARAVCAGLEERLGAAGSASGGVVWQESPCLGLCERAPAALVIQAGQPASPGRLRPRTPAPQSPAGLEFATAVVAPATPEAVVLAASAPEAATAEPPATMAVPQAGQQGLTLLKRVGVVDPASLDDYRAYGGYTALRHAFDLGPAGTIREVTDSGLVGRGGAAFPTGRKWQATASQPAHPHYVVCNADESEPGTFKDRVVMEGDPYALIEAMTIAGYATGAHLGYLYIRGEYPRAVRRLEHAISEARARGFLGDDVLGQGYAFDIEIRRGAGAYICGEETALFNSIEGYRGEPRSKPPFPVEKGLFGKPTAANNVETLVNVLPILTHGAEAFRASETKLFCVSGNVTRPGIYELPFGATLGELLDLAGRPETLKAVLLGGAAGGFVRPDEMDIPLTFEGTRAAGTTLGSGVVLAFDGTVPLPRLLLRIAEFFRDESCGQCVPCRVGTVRQEEALHRILDRTGAEAATDIALLREVGQAMKDASICGLGQTAWNAVESAIDRLGAYK, from the coding sequence TCGGTGACAGCAAGCCGACGGACGACGAACGGGCGGCCGTCGATGCGCTGCTCGGCCCGCCCGCGTCGGCGTGGGAGGGCGCGGACGACCGCACGGACGCGGACCTGCGCTGGGCACGCGGCGGACGGGAGGCGCGCGAGCGCCGGGACCAGCTGTTGCCGGGGCTGCACGCGATCAACGACCGGGTGGGGTGGATCAGCGAGGGCGCCCTGGACTACCTGTGCCGCCGGCTGACGGTGCCGCCGGCGGAGGCGTACGGGGTGGCCACGTTCTACGCGATGTTCGCGGTGAAGCCGCGCCCCGCGAAGGTGGTCCACGTCTGCACGGACCTGGCGTGTGCGACGCGGGGTGCGCGGGCGGTGTGCGCGGGTCTGGAGGAGCGGCTGGGGGCGGCGGGTTCGGCGTCCGGGGGTGTGGTCTGGCAGGAGAGTCCTTGCCTCGGGCTGTGCGAGCGGGCTCCGGCGGCGCTGGTGATCCAGGCCGGACAGCCAGCATCTCCTGGGCGGCTCCGCCCCCGTACCCCCGCTCCTCAATCGCCGGCGGGGCTTGAATTTGCCACCGCCGTCGTCGCCCCCGCCACACCCGAAGCCGTGGTCCTTGCCGCCTCCGCACCAGAGGCCGCAACCGCCGAACCCCCGGCCACGATGGCCGTACCCCAGGCCGGCCAGCAGGGTCTGACCCTCCTGAAGCGGGTCGGGGTCGTCGACCCCGCCTCCCTCGACGACTACCGCGCGTACGGCGGCTACACCGCCCTCCGCCACGCCTTCGACCTCGGCCCCGCCGGCACCATCCGCGAGGTCACCGACTCCGGCCTCGTCGGCCGCGGCGGCGCCGCCTTCCCCACAGGACGCAAGTGGCAGGCCACCGCCTCCCAGCCCGCCCACCCCCACTACGTCGTCTGCAACGCCGACGAGTCCGAACCCGGCACCTTCAAGGACCGCGTCGTCATGGAGGGCGATCCGTACGCCCTCATCGAGGCGATGACCATCGCCGGGTACGCGACCGGCGCCCACCTCGGCTACCTCTACATCCGGGGCGAATACCCCCGCGCCGTAAGGCGGTTGGAGCACGCCATCTCCGAAGCGAGGGCCCGCGGCTTCCTCGGCGACGACGTCCTCGGCCAGGGCTACGCCTTCGACATCGAGATCCGCCGAGGCGCCGGCGCCTACATCTGCGGCGAGGAGACCGCCCTCTTCAACTCCATCGAGGGCTACCGCGGCGAACCCCGCTCCAAGCCGCCCTTCCCCGTCGAGAAGGGCCTCTTCGGCAAGCCCACCGCCGCCAACAACGTCGAGACCCTCGTCAACGTCCTGCCGATCCTCACCCACGGCGCGGAGGCGTTCCGCGCGTCCGAGACCAAGCTCTTCTGCGTCTCGGGAAACGTGACCCGCCCCGGCATCTACGAGCTCCCCTTCGGCGCCACGCTCGGCGAGCTCCTCGACCTCGCGGGCAGGCCCGAGACCCTCAAGGCCGTCCTCCTCGGCGGCGCGGCAGGCGGTTTCGTACGGCCCGACGAGATGGACATCCCCCTCACCTTCGAGGGCACCCGCGCCGCCGGCACCACCCTCGGCTCCGGCGTCGTCCTCGCCTTTGACGGCACGGTCCCCCTCCCCCGCCTCCTCCTGCGCATCGCCGAGTTCTTCCGCGACGAGTCCTGCGGCCAGTGCGTGCCCTGCCGCGTCGGCACGGTCCGCCAGGAGGAGGCGCTGCACCGGATCCTGGACCGTACGGGAGCCGAGGCCGCCACCGACATCGCCCTGCTGCGGGAGGTGGGGCAGGCCATGAAGGACGCCTCGATCTGCGGTCTCGGCCAGACCGCGTGGAACGCCGTCGAGTCCGCCATCGACCGCCTTGGAGCGTACAAGTGA
- a CDS encoding glycosyltransferase family 39 protein, which produces MLWTFTLGLWGLSRRGSVWRDEAATWQVAERSTPEIWHTMGNVDAVHGGYYLLMHGVFECFGAGVATLRMPSVVAMGVAAACVAGIGRRLGGQWAGLAGGMAFGLLPAVQFHLQEGRPYALVSAGIGISTLLLVTVLQGRGSTVRWVAYGVVVLMCGLLNWLSLMVLPAHLVTLLWARAGRRVWTHWVTVSVVAAAGVLPLVVFSRRQSHQVAWIPPLSWHMMIGPAILLMIGGIGALVDRPRAGRLSVAVVGLPLLAVPTLGLAGISLAHPLFLDRYVLFGLLGLALLIGRLISAAVEAVRFRNPRASPWVLPTVVVVAFVALLPQSLAERSPSSRVDDVRAIAADVRRLNEAGSAVLYIPAERRDTEALTPNAFSGLKDIALAESPEASGTLKGIEKNPSQIRGAVLAQRRILLVTDASLVRASVTAERDKTKLSLLEQYFSAVAETRVRGRKVTVYERFPPMGR; this is translated from the coding sequence ATGCTGTGGACTTTCACTCTCGGCCTGTGGGGGCTGTCCCGGCGGGGCAGCGTCTGGCGGGACGAGGCTGCGACCTGGCAAGTGGCCGAGCGTTCCACACCGGAGATCTGGCACACGATGGGGAACGTCGACGCCGTGCACGGGGGCTACTACCTCCTGATGCACGGCGTGTTCGAATGCTTCGGGGCCGGCGTCGCGACCCTCCGTATGCCCTCGGTCGTGGCCATGGGGGTGGCTGCTGCGTGCGTGGCAGGTATCGGGCGCCGGCTGGGTGGTCAGTGGGCGGGACTCGCTGGGGGGATGGCGTTCGGACTGCTTCCGGCTGTGCAGTTCCATCTGCAGGAGGGGCGGCCGTACGCCTTGGTCTCGGCCGGGATCGGGATATCGACCCTGCTGCTGGTGACCGTGCTCCAAGGGCGAGGCTCGACCGTGCGCTGGGTTGCTTACGGCGTTGTGGTCTTGATGTGTGGACTCCTGAACTGGCTCTCGCTCATGGTTCTGCCGGCCCATCTGGTGACCCTGCTCTGGGCTCGTGCCGGCCGTCGCGTGTGGACGCACTGGGTGACGGTCTCGGTGGTGGCGGCGGCGGGTGTGCTTCCGCTGGTCGTTTTCAGCCGGAGGCAGTCCCATCAAGTGGCGTGGATACCGCCGCTCAGCTGGCACATGATGATCGGTCCGGCGATCCTGCTGATGATCGGCGGCATCGGAGCACTGGTGGACCGGCCCCGGGCAGGCCGGTTGTCGGTGGCCGTGGTCGGGTTGCCGTTGCTGGCGGTACCGACGCTCGGTCTCGCCGGGATTTCGCTGGCCCATCCACTGTTCCTCGACCGGTACGTTCTCTTCGGCCTGCTGGGTCTTGCGCTGCTGATCGGCAGACTGATCAGTGCGGCGGTAGAGGCCGTGCGATTCCGGAACCCCAGGGCGTCCCCGTGGGTCCTCCCCACAGTGGTCGTCGTCGCGTTCGTCGCGCTGCTGCCGCAGTCGCTGGCCGAGCGTTCCCCGTCGAGCCGGGTGGACGACGTCCGGGCCATCGCGGCAGATGTCCGGCGGCTGAACGAAGCCGGGAGTGCGGTTCTCTACATCCCGGCAGAACGCAGGGACACCGAAGCCCTGACGCCCAACGCCTTTTCCGGGCTGAAGGACATCGCGCTGGCAGAGAGCCCCGAAGCATCCGGGACGCTGAAAGGCATAGAGAAGAACCCGAGCCAGATCCGGGGTGCGGTGCTGGCGCAGCGGCGGATACTGCTGGTGACGGACGCTTCCCTGGTGAGGGCATCGGTAACCGCCGAGCGGGACAAGACGAAGCTGTCCCTGCTGGAGCAGTACTTCTCGGCGGTCGCCGAGACTCGGGTCCGTGGCCGCAAGGTGACGGTGTACGAGCGATTTCCGCCGATGGGTCGATGA